One region of Camelina sativa cultivar DH55 chromosome 6, Cs, whole genome shotgun sequence genomic DNA includes:
- the LOC104699145 gene encoding uncharacterized protein LOC104699145, protein MDSMKEVDPSVLSANGFIQSHFMNLNTSEALANCFLQSYFLNLGVYPDVVHMMWYADDSVMSRPGPDGTMMSFTSPEAIQEQIVSCDYEGASINVMSFAAQSCNPSSEDGVFTMVTGFLTCKDKQLRRRFVQSLYLARRQDRSYAIVNDILRYVDSIPAIPSVLESEFAAGFVKVYYELPMREEVGLMYVNESVTSRPTSTSG, encoded by the exons ATGGATTCCATGAAAGAAGTTGATCCGTCAGTATTGTCAGCGAATGGCTTTATTCAATCTCACTTCATGAATTTAAATACTTCCGAAGCGTTAGCCAATTGCTTTCTCCAATCTTACTTCCTCAACCTAGGAGTTTATCCCGACGTAGTTCACATGATGTGGTATGCCGACGACAGTGTTATGAGTAGACCTGGTCCCGATGGTACAATGATGTCTTTCACATCGCCTGag GCAATTCAGGAGCAAATAGTTTCCTGCGACTATGAAGGTGCTTCGATTAATGTGATGAGTTTCGCCGCTCAGAGTTGCAATCCTAGTTCTGAAGATGGTGTGTTTACCATGGTTACTGGTTTCTTGACTTGTAAAGACAAACAACTGAGGAGGCGATTTGTTCAATCTTTGTATCTAGCACGTCGTCAAGATAGGTCTTATGCTATCGTCAATGATATCCTCCGCTATGTTGACTCAATACCAGCGATACCTTCCGTTCTTGAATCCG AATTTGCAGCTGGATTTGTCAAAGTTTATTACGAGTTGCCTATGCGTGAAGAAGTTGGTTTGATGTATGTCAATGAAAGTGTTACGAGCAGACCGACTTCGACGTCTGGTTGA